A single genomic interval of Primulina huaijiensis isolate GDHJ02 chromosome 7, ASM1229523v2, whole genome shotgun sequence harbors:
- the LOC140981775 gene encoding SH3 domain-containing protein 1-like isoform X3, whose product MDAIKKQASKLREQVARQQQVILRQLGQLGHEGVMIDETDMHCHQQLQNLYKSTRAAKHFQRDIVRGLEGFISTSKKQMVRARKLAEDSCKYGIENQDSTHALARIASNFGTSHASIEDHGETMLGILSYQVSEPLRALMNGAPLEDARHLTHQYDRMSQEIEIQAAEVIRRQSKFRDSSAESALKLKNAKKRLSELKSSMLALGREATAAMLSVEDQQQESTFQKILSMVDAERSYHQNAVALLEKLHSEMILVEQTHDSSLQSENPSIKDNISPVNDEKVSIRSSSQNNVDKNDSYFLAKVIHSFDSQAEGELNLEVDDHVVVRQFTRIWKVASSGWSEGECKGNTGWFPSAYVTKIDRVVPASKLLENELSQ is encoded by the exons ATGGATGCTATCAAGAAGCAAGCGAGTAAACTAAGAGAACAAGTGGCTAGGCAACAACAG GTAATTCTCAGGCAACTAGGTCAATTGGGCCATGAAGGGGTTATGATTGATGAAACTGACATGCATTGTCATCAGCAGCTACAGAATTTATACAAGTCTACAAGAGCAGCCAAA CATTTCCAGAGGGATATTGTCCGTGGGTTAGAAGGCTTCATTTCAACGAGCAAAAAACAAATGGTGAGAG CCAGAAAATTGGCTGAAGATTCTTGTAAGTATGGCATTGAAAATCAGGATTCTACTCATGCCCTTGCAAGGATCGCATCGAATTTTGGCACCTCACATGCCTCAATTGAAGATCATGGAGAAACAATGCTTGGAATTCTTAGTTATCAG GTTTCTGAACCACTTCGTGCATTGATGAATGGTGCTCCTTTGGAAGATGCTCGCCATTTGACTCACCAATATGATAGAATGAGCCAGGAGATTGAAATTCAG GCCGCTGAAGTAATAAGAAGGCAATCAAAGTTCAGAGATTCTTCTGCAGAAAGTGCCCTAAAGCTTAAAAACGCTAAAAAAAGGTTGTCGGAGCTCAAGTCCTCTATGTTGGCACTTGGAAGAGAAGCCACAGCTGCTATGTTGTCTGTTGAGGATCAGCAGCAAGAGTCTACTTTCCAAAAGATTCTTTCCATG GTTGATGCTGAGAGATCTTATCATCAAAATGCAGTTGCCTTATTGGAAAAACTGCATTCTGAG ATGATTCTCGTGGAGCAAACGCATGACTCATCTCTACAATCCGAAAATCCATCGATCAAGGATAATATTTCACCTGTTAATGACGAGAAAGTTTCAATAAGATCCAGTAGTCAGAACAACGTGGATAAAAACGATTCCTATTTTCTTGCAAAG GTCATACACTCCTTCGACTCTCAAGCAGAGGGCGAGCTAAATCTTGAAGTTGATGATCACGTTGTAGTTCGACAG TTTACTCGAATTTGGAAGGTGGCTTCGAGTGGGTGGTCGGAAGGCGAATGCAAAGGTAATACAGGATGGTTTCCCTCTGCCTATGTAACCAAGATTGACAGAGTTGTTCCAGCCTCTAAATTATTGGAAAATGAACTTTCACAGTAA
- the LOC140981775 gene encoding SH3 domain-containing protein 1-like isoform X4, whose product MDAIKKQASKLREQVARQQQVILRQLGQLGHEGVMIDETDMHCHQQLQNLYKSTRAAKHFQRDIVRGLEGFISTSKKQMVRARKLAEDSCKYGIENQDSTHALARIASNFGTSHASIEDHGETMLGILSYQVSEPLRALMNGAPLEDARHLTHQYDRMSQEIEIQAAEVIRRQSKFRDSSAESALKLKNAKKRLSELKSSMLALGREATAAMLSVEDQQQESTFQKILSMVDAERSYHQNAVALLEKLHSEMILVEQTHDSSLQSENPSIKDNISPVNDEKVSIRSSSQNNVDKNDSYFLAKVIHSFDSQAEGELNLEVDDHVVVRQVASSGWSEGECKGNTGWFPSAYVTKIDRVVPASKLLENELSQ is encoded by the exons ATGGATGCTATCAAGAAGCAAGCGAGTAAACTAAGAGAACAAGTGGCTAGGCAACAACAG GTAATTCTCAGGCAACTAGGTCAATTGGGCCATGAAGGGGTTATGATTGATGAAACTGACATGCATTGTCATCAGCAGCTACAGAATTTATACAAGTCTACAAGAGCAGCCAAA CATTTCCAGAGGGATATTGTCCGTGGGTTAGAAGGCTTCATTTCAACGAGCAAAAAACAAATGGTGAGAG CCAGAAAATTGGCTGAAGATTCTTGTAAGTATGGCATTGAAAATCAGGATTCTACTCATGCCCTTGCAAGGATCGCATCGAATTTTGGCACCTCACATGCCTCAATTGAAGATCATGGAGAAACAATGCTTGGAATTCTTAGTTATCAG GTTTCTGAACCACTTCGTGCATTGATGAATGGTGCTCCTTTGGAAGATGCTCGCCATTTGACTCACCAATATGATAGAATGAGCCAGGAGATTGAAATTCAG GCCGCTGAAGTAATAAGAAGGCAATCAAAGTTCAGAGATTCTTCTGCAGAAAGTGCCCTAAAGCTTAAAAACGCTAAAAAAAGGTTGTCGGAGCTCAAGTCCTCTATGTTGGCACTTGGAAGAGAAGCCACAGCTGCTATGTTGTCTGTTGAGGATCAGCAGCAAGAGTCTACTTTCCAAAAGATTCTTTCCATG GTTGATGCTGAGAGATCTTATCATCAAAATGCAGTTGCCTTATTGGAAAAACTGCATTCTGAG ATGATTCTCGTGGAGCAAACGCATGACTCATCTCTACAATCCGAAAATCCATCGATCAAGGATAATATTTCACCTGTTAATGACGAGAAAGTTTCAATAAGATCCAGTAGTCAGAACAACGTGGATAAAAACGATTCCTATTTTCTTGCAAAG GTCATACACTCCTTCGACTCTCAAGCAGAGGGCGAGCTAAATCTTGAAGTTGATGATCACGTTGTAGTTCGACAG GTGGCTTCGAGTGGGTGGTCGGAAGGCGAATGCAAAGGTAATACAGGATGGTTTCCCTCTGCCTATGTAACCAAGATTGACAGAGTTGTTCCAGCCTCTAAATTATTGGAAAATGAACTTTCACAGTAA
- the LOC140981775 gene encoding SH3 domain-containing protein 1-like isoform X1, producing MDAIKKQASKLREQVARQQQVILRQLGQLGHEGVMIDETDMHCHQQLQNLYKSTRAAKVNSWGIILLPAFFCRAFPEGYCPWVRRLHFNEQKTNARKLAEDSCKYGIENQDSTHALARIASNFGTSHASIEDHGETMLGILSYQVSEPLRALMNGAPLEDARHLTHQYDRMSQEIEIQAAEVIRRQSKFRDSSAESALKLKNAKKRLSELKSSMLALGREATAAMLSVEDQQQESTFQKILSMVDAERSYHQNAVALLEKLHSEMILVEQTHDSSLQSENPSIKDNISPVNDEKVSIRSSSQNNVDKNDSYFLAKVIHSFDSQAEGELNLEVDDHVVVRQFTRIWKVASSGWSEGECKGNTGWFPSAYVTKIDRVVPASKLLENELSQ from the exons ATGGATGCTATCAAGAAGCAAGCGAGTAAACTAAGAGAACAAGTGGCTAGGCAACAACAG GTAATTCTCAGGCAACTAGGTCAATTGGGCCATGAAGGGGTTATGATTGATGAAACTGACATGCATTGTCATCAGCAGCTACAGAATTTATACAAGTCTACAAGAGCAGCCAAAGTAAATTCATGGGGGATTATTTTGTTACCTGCATTCTTCTGTAGAG CATTTCCAGAGGGATATTGTCCGTGGGTTAGAAGGCTTCATTTCAACGAGCAAAAAACAAATG CCAGAAAATTGGCTGAAGATTCTTGTAAGTATGGCATTGAAAATCAGGATTCTACTCATGCCCTTGCAAGGATCGCATCGAATTTTGGCACCTCACATGCCTCAATTGAAGATCATGGAGAAACAATGCTTGGAATTCTTAGTTATCAG GTTTCTGAACCACTTCGTGCATTGATGAATGGTGCTCCTTTGGAAGATGCTCGCCATTTGACTCACCAATATGATAGAATGAGCCAGGAGATTGAAATTCAG GCCGCTGAAGTAATAAGAAGGCAATCAAAGTTCAGAGATTCTTCTGCAGAAAGTGCCCTAAAGCTTAAAAACGCTAAAAAAAGGTTGTCGGAGCTCAAGTCCTCTATGTTGGCACTTGGAAGAGAAGCCACAGCTGCTATGTTGTCTGTTGAGGATCAGCAGCAAGAGTCTACTTTCCAAAAGATTCTTTCCATG GTTGATGCTGAGAGATCTTATCATCAAAATGCAGTTGCCTTATTGGAAAAACTGCATTCTGAG ATGATTCTCGTGGAGCAAACGCATGACTCATCTCTACAATCCGAAAATCCATCGATCAAGGATAATATTTCACCTGTTAATGACGAGAAAGTTTCAATAAGATCCAGTAGTCAGAACAACGTGGATAAAAACGATTCCTATTTTCTTGCAAAG GTCATACACTCCTTCGACTCTCAAGCAGAGGGCGAGCTAAATCTTGAAGTTGATGATCACGTTGTAGTTCGACAG TTTACTCGAATTTGGAAGGTGGCTTCGAGTGGGTGGTCGGAAGGCGAATGCAAAGGTAATACAGGATGGTTTCCCTCTGCCTATGTAACCAAGATTGACAGAGTTGTTCCAGCCTCTAAATTATTGGAAAATGAACTTTCACAGTAA
- the LOC140981775 gene encoding SH3 domain-containing protein 1-like isoform X2, whose protein sequence is MDAIKKQASKLREQVARQQQVILRQLGQLGHEGVMIDETDMHCHQQLQNLYKSTRAAKVNSWGIILLPAFFCRAFPEGYCPWVRRLHFNEQKTNARKLAEDSCKYGIENQDSTHALARIASNFGTSHASIEDHGETMLGILSYQVSEPLRALMNGAPLEDARHLTHQYDRMSQEIEIQAAEVIRRQSKFRDSSAESALKLKNAKKRLSELKSSMLALGREATAAMLSVEDQQQESTFQKILSMVDAERSYHQNAVALLEKLHSEMILVEQTHDSSLQSENPSIKDNISPVNDEKVSIRSSSQNNVDKNDSYFLAKVIHSFDSQAEGELNLEVDDHVVVRQVASSGWSEGECKGNTGWFPSAYVTKIDRVVPASKLLENELSQ, encoded by the exons ATGGATGCTATCAAGAAGCAAGCGAGTAAACTAAGAGAACAAGTGGCTAGGCAACAACAG GTAATTCTCAGGCAACTAGGTCAATTGGGCCATGAAGGGGTTATGATTGATGAAACTGACATGCATTGTCATCAGCAGCTACAGAATTTATACAAGTCTACAAGAGCAGCCAAAGTAAATTCATGGGGGATTATTTTGTTACCTGCATTCTTCTGTAGAG CATTTCCAGAGGGATATTGTCCGTGGGTTAGAAGGCTTCATTTCAACGAGCAAAAAACAAATG CCAGAAAATTGGCTGAAGATTCTTGTAAGTATGGCATTGAAAATCAGGATTCTACTCATGCCCTTGCAAGGATCGCATCGAATTTTGGCACCTCACATGCCTCAATTGAAGATCATGGAGAAACAATGCTTGGAATTCTTAGTTATCAG GTTTCTGAACCACTTCGTGCATTGATGAATGGTGCTCCTTTGGAAGATGCTCGCCATTTGACTCACCAATATGATAGAATGAGCCAGGAGATTGAAATTCAG GCCGCTGAAGTAATAAGAAGGCAATCAAAGTTCAGAGATTCTTCTGCAGAAAGTGCCCTAAAGCTTAAAAACGCTAAAAAAAGGTTGTCGGAGCTCAAGTCCTCTATGTTGGCACTTGGAAGAGAAGCCACAGCTGCTATGTTGTCTGTTGAGGATCAGCAGCAAGAGTCTACTTTCCAAAAGATTCTTTCCATG GTTGATGCTGAGAGATCTTATCATCAAAATGCAGTTGCCTTATTGGAAAAACTGCATTCTGAG ATGATTCTCGTGGAGCAAACGCATGACTCATCTCTACAATCCGAAAATCCATCGATCAAGGATAATATTTCACCTGTTAATGACGAGAAAGTTTCAATAAGATCCAGTAGTCAGAACAACGTGGATAAAAACGATTCCTATTTTCTTGCAAAG GTCATACACTCCTTCGACTCTCAAGCAGAGGGCGAGCTAAATCTTGAAGTTGATGATCACGTTGTAGTTCGACAG GTGGCTTCGAGTGGGTGGTCGGAAGGCGAATGCAAAGGTAATACAGGATGGTTTCCCTCTGCCTATGTAACCAAGATTGACAGAGTTGTTCCAGCCTCTAAATTATTGGAAAATGAACTTTCACAGTAA
- the LOC140981775 gene encoding SH3 domain-containing protein 1-like isoform X5, producing MDAIKKQASKLREQVARQQQVILRQLGQLGHEGVMIDETDMHCHQQLQNLYKSTRAAKHFQRDIVRGLEGFISTSKKQMDSTHALARIASNFGTSHASIEDHGETMLGILSYQVSEPLRALMNGAPLEDARHLTHQYDRMSQEIEIQAAEVIRRQSKFRDSSAESALKLKNAKKRLSELKSSMLALGREATAAMLSVEDQQQESTFQKILSMVDAERSYHQNAVALLEKLHSEMILVEQTHDSSLQSENPSIKDNISPVNDEKVSIRSSSQNNVDKNDSYFLAKVIHSFDSQAEGELNLEVDDHVVVRQFTRIWKVASSGWSEGECKGNTGWFPSAYVTKIDRVVPASKLLENELSQ from the exons ATGGATGCTATCAAGAAGCAAGCGAGTAAACTAAGAGAACAAGTGGCTAGGCAACAACAG GTAATTCTCAGGCAACTAGGTCAATTGGGCCATGAAGGGGTTATGATTGATGAAACTGACATGCATTGTCATCAGCAGCTACAGAATTTATACAAGTCTACAAGAGCAGCCAAA CATTTCCAGAGGGATATTGTCCGTGGGTTAGAAGGCTTCATTTCAACGAGCAAAAAACAAATG GATTCTACTCATGCCCTTGCAAGGATCGCATCGAATTTTGGCACCTCACATGCCTCAATTGAAGATCATGGAGAAACAATGCTTGGAATTCTTAGTTATCAG GTTTCTGAACCACTTCGTGCATTGATGAATGGTGCTCCTTTGGAAGATGCTCGCCATTTGACTCACCAATATGATAGAATGAGCCAGGAGATTGAAATTCAG GCCGCTGAAGTAATAAGAAGGCAATCAAAGTTCAGAGATTCTTCTGCAGAAAGTGCCCTAAAGCTTAAAAACGCTAAAAAAAGGTTGTCGGAGCTCAAGTCCTCTATGTTGGCACTTGGAAGAGAAGCCACAGCTGCTATGTTGTCTGTTGAGGATCAGCAGCAAGAGTCTACTTTCCAAAAGATTCTTTCCATG GTTGATGCTGAGAGATCTTATCATCAAAATGCAGTTGCCTTATTGGAAAAACTGCATTCTGAG ATGATTCTCGTGGAGCAAACGCATGACTCATCTCTACAATCCGAAAATCCATCGATCAAGGATAATATTTCACCTGTTAATGACGAGAAAGTTTCAATAAGATCCAGTAGTCAGAACAACGTGGATAAAAACGATTCCTATTTTCTTGCAAAG GTCATACACTCCTTCGACTCTCAAGCAGAGGGCGAGCTAAATCTTGAAGTTGATGATCACGTTGTAGTTCGACAG TTTACTCGAATTTGGAAGGTGGCTTCGAGTGGGTGGTCGGAAGGCGAATGCAAAGGTAATACAGGATGGTTTCCCTCTGCCTATGTAACCAAGATTGACAGAGTTGTTCCAGCCTCTAAATTATTGGAAAATGAACTTTCACAGTAA
- the LOC140981775 gene encoding SH3 domain-containing protein 1-like isoform X6, with translation MVRARKLAEDSCKYGIENQDSTHALARIASNFGTSHASIEDHGETMLGILSYQVSEPLRALMNGAPLEDARHLTHQYDRMSQEIEIQAAEVIRRQSKFRDSSAESALKLKNAKKRLSELKSSMLALGREATAAMLSVEDQQQESTFQKILSMVDAERSYHQNAVALLEKLHSEMILVEQTHDSSLQSENPSIKDNISPVNDEKVSIRSSSQNNVDKNDSYFLAKVIHSFDSQAEGELNLEVDDHVVVRQFTRIWKVASSGWSEGECKGNTGWFPSAYVTKIDRVVPASKLLENELSQ, from the exons ATGGTGAGAG CCAGAAAATTGGCTGAAGATTCTTGTAAGTATGGCATTGAAAATCAGGATTCTACTCATGCCCTTGCAAGGATCGCATCGAATTTTGGCACCTCACATGCCTCAATTGAAGATCATGGAGAAACAATGCTTGGAATTCTTAGTTATCAG GTTTCTGAACCACTTCGTGCATTGATGAATGGTGCTCCTTTGGAAGATGCTCGCCATTTGACTCACCAATATGATAGAATGAGCCAGGAGATTGAAATTCAG GCCGCTGAAGTAATAAGAAGGCAATCAAAGTTCAGAGATTCTTCTGCAGAAAGTGCCCTAAAGCTTAAAAACGCTAAAAAAAGGTTGTCGGAGCTCAAGTCCTCTATGTTGGCACTTGGAAGAGAAGCCACAGCTGCTATGTTGTCTGTTGAGGATCAGCAGCAAGAGTCTACTTTCCAAAAGATTCTTTCCATG GTTGATGCTGAGAGATCTTATCATCAAAATGCAGTTGCCTTATTGGAAAAACTGCATTCTGAG ATGATTCTCGTGGAGCAAACGCATGACTCATCTCTACAATCCGAAAATCCATCGATCAAGGATAATATTTCACCTGTTAATGACGAGAAAGTTTCAATAAGATCCAGTAGTCAGAACAACGTGGATAAAAACGATTCCTATTTTCTTGCAAAG GTCATACACTCCTTCGACTCTCAAGCAGAGGGCGAGCTAAATCTTGAAGTTGATGATCACGTTGTAGTTCGACAG TTTACTCGAATTTGGAAGGTGGCTTCGAGTGGGTGGTCGGAAGGCGAATGCAAAGGTAATACAGGATGGTTTCCCTCTGCCTATGTAACCAAGATTGACAGAGTTGTTCCAGCCTCTAAATTATTGGAAAATGAACTTTCACAGTAA